CCACTGACCGCAGTTGCCAAATACACATCCGACAAATCAACTGGAAGCACGCCAATCGAACTGCAGGCATCCAAGCAAAGATGCACTTGGTACTTCTGACAAACCTCCGTCAATTGCTTTAACGGGCTAACATATCCCGTTGATGTTTCGCAATGAACGGCCCAAAGCCATCTGATATCAGGATCATCTTTTAAAGCACGGTCAACTTCCTCAATTGAAATGGATGTGTTCCAAGGATTATGCACCATTGCAAAGGATAGATTCCATCTCCTGCCATGATCCTTTAAGCGCTCGCCAAACTCACCATTAGCCAAAATTAACCCCCTGCCAGGAAGCGACGACAAGTGCGCGGCAACCATATCATTAGCAAGCGTTCCAGTTCCTACAGCTAGTTCAACATGATTGGCGTTCACTAGCTTACCTAACTTGCTTTGGATGTCACGGACTACATTCAATAATGTAGTTGACCGGTGTGAGATTGCTGGTTTTTGCCATGCTTCCCTTACCTTTTTTGTTACCTCAACCGGGCCTGGTAGAAAGTTATGATAAAAAGGTTTTTCTTTTCGCTTCAGCAGCCTTTGAAAAACCCTTGAAGCCAGCTCAAAATTTTTCTTCGTTAAGTACATTGGCTGATATGGCGCTTCCTTTGTGCCAACAAGCGGGCCAAAATGCAGAAAGCCAAGATGTTTATACAGCTTAGCCTGCCTGGTCGTTCCAGAAATCAGGGCCATCGTGTATCCTTTTTCCAAGCAGTAGGACACCAATTGCTCACACAACCCGTAGAAAACCCGTCCACCACGAAAGGCCTCTTTCACCGACAATAACCGTACTTCGCATGGTACAGCGTTTTCCGGTAAATAACTGTCCAGATTTTCAAGCTTTTGATCCAGTGAAAATGGCCGATGCCCCCTGACAGCAATCATGCCGATTACTTCTTCATTTCTTTTTGCGACGATATATGTATTTTCATCATTAAAGCGATCAATTAATTTTCCTGTTTTATTCGCGTGATGCTGTGGAATTTCCTTTACAAACGTTTGGTAATTTAAACTGTGTATTTGTTCAAGTTCCTCCACGTCATCTGCTATTTTGTATAAGATTGATGTAGTATGTTTCACGTTAACCCTCTTTTCTATGCACGAATATAACAATTACCAGCATCAACAAAAATAATCCCGCAAAGATAGGTTCAGATAGGATTATTAGTGTAATTGGAATCGTGGCAAGCGCAATTAAACCTGCTATTGTAAAACTCCGCTTAAACTGCAAAACAATTAACAGCGTTAAACCAACTACAACAAGCGTTAGCGGAGCAAGCACTAGAGCAACCGCCAAATACACAACCACACCTTTGCCCCCGCGAAATTGCAGTTGAACCGGCCAAATATGGCCGATTAACACAGCAAGTGCCATGCACCCTAATAAGACCCCGGTAACATTTATTAAATAGGCCGCAATTGCCAATGGGATGATTGTTTTTAACGCATCGATAATAACCGTATAAATAAATGCAGAACGGCCAAACACCCTGCCCGCATTTCTAGCCCCAGCATTTGAACTTCCAAGTTCCCTAATATCCTGATTTGCGACAACCGTTCCAAGATAATAGGCACCATTCAAGCACCCGCACAGATAGGATACGACGATAAAAACAAATGTCAACATAGTCCCACCCCTTAGTAATTCTATTTGTATATTCTTACAATATTATCAATCTAACAAATTATAACACTGACTTAAAAAATTTTAAACGAACAAAAGGACCCTTTACCGCCGGAGACGGAAAAGGATCCTGTATTTCATCAAAAATATTTCTAACACAAACGCGCCGAGCTTTTCTAATTTTCACGTTTCTGCCCGAAATGTTTTCCCTAATTCCTTGCCAAGTCCAAAATAATGACGAAAATTATAAATTAACGGGCTCCACTTGACTGGATCAACATGATGCTCATCAATCACAATGTGCTGATGCGCATGGACATGAAGTGCCTGTACCTCGACAATAGCAAAAACAGAACTATACTCCGGAATGCGAATGTTGTTTACCTTCGCCT
This Virgibacillus phasianinus DNA region includes the following protein-coding sequences:
- a CDS encoding aminotransferase class V-fold PLP-dependent enzyme, whose amino-acid sequence is MKHTTSILYKIADDVEELEQIHSLNYQTFVKEIPQHHANKTGKLIDRFNDENTYIVAKRNEEVIGMIAVRGHRPFSLDQKLENLDSYLPENAVPCEVRLLSVKEAFRGGRVFYGLCEQLVSYCLEKGYTMALISGTTRQAKLYKHLGFLHFGPLVGTKEAPYQPMYLTKKNFELASRVFQRLLKRKEKPFYHNFLPGPVEVTKKVREAWQKPAISHRSTTLLNVVRDIQSKLGKLVNANHVELAVGTGTLANDMVAAHLSSLPGRGLILANGEFGERLKDHGRRWNLSFAMVHNPWNTSISIEEVDRALKDDPDIRWLWAVHCETSTGYVSPLKQLTEVCQKYQVHLCLDACSSIGVLPVDLSDVYLATAVSGKGLASYPGLALVFHQESMMPNAQVPNYLDIGTYQVYDSVPYTHSSNGLMALQAALSNPQPTRESLAEEICHTFMEAGMDVLRGNNYSPGIITVQLPEEIDSRVFGDRLKSAGVYTSYESAYLLKRNWFQVALMGEQNQPSANKAIQLITKLFNQLHKEKEMNT
- a CDS encoding glycerol-3-phosphate acyltransferase, producing MLTFVFIVVSYLCGCLNGAYYLGTVVANQDIRELGSSNAGARNAGRVFGRSAFIYTVIIDALKTIIPLAIAAYLINVTGVLLGCMALAVLIGHIWPVQLQFRGGKGVVVYLAVALVLAPLTLVVVGLTLLIVLQFKRSFTIAGLIALATIPITLIILSEPIFAGLFLLMLVIVIFVHRKEG